In the genome of Cydia strobilella chromosome Z, ilCydStro3.1, whole genome shotgun sequence, one region contains:
- the LOC134754952 gene encoding diuretic hormone 45 isoform X1: protein MMWWAIWCAAVVAGTAAAPAADALGPLALDLPQIDSLTPDDESMSYAGPAGRYAASAPLVYLLPDMPRDAQRAIGSGERRSRPKRKMPSLSINNPMEVLRQRLMLEVARKQMREASQRQAVANRLFLQNVGKRGFWANSGPATYDN, encoded by the exons ATGTGGTGGGCAATATGGTGCGCTGCAGTGGTGGCCGGAACCGCAGCCGCGCCAGCCGCCGACGCGCTTGGGCCCCTCGCGCTCGACCTGCCACAGATCGATTCTCTCACACCTGACGAC GAGAGCATGAGCTACGCGGGGCCGGCAGGTCGCTACGCTGCGTCCGCTCCGCTGGTCTACCTACTGCCCGACATGCCCCGCGACGCGCAG AGGGCGATTGGCAGTGGTGAGCGGCGCTCGCGACCAAAGCGCAAGATGCCGTCACTGTCCATCAACAACCCGATGGAAGTGTTGCGGCAGCGGCTCATGCTGGAGGTGGCCCGCAAGCAGATGCGCGAAGCCAGCCAGCGGCAGGCCGTGGCCAACCGACTCTTCCTGCAGAATGTCGGCAAACGCG GATTTTGGGCGAACTCCGGTCCGGCTACCTACGACAACTAG
- the LOC134754952 gene encoding diuretic hormone 41 isoform X2, with product MMWWAIWCAAVVAGTAAAPAADALGPLALDLPQIDSLTPDDESMSYAGPAGRYAASAPLVYLLPDMPRDAQEWSGRSKRRAPTLSIDLPMAVLRHKLGLEQTRKAQALRAAENRSFLNEIGKRGFQWDSSLESQKYY from the exons ATGTGGTGGGCAATATGGTGCGCTGCAGTGGTGGCCGGAACCGCAGCCGCGCCAGCCGCCGACGCGCTTGGGCCCCTCGCGCTCGACCTGCCACAGATCGATTCTCTCACACCTGACGAC GAGAGCATGAGCTACGCGGGGCCGGCAGGTCGCTACGCTGCGTCCGCTCCGCTGGTCTACCTACTGCCCGACATGCCCCGCGACGCGCAG GAGTGGAGCGGCCGCAGCAAGCGCCGCGCGCCCACGCTGTCCATCGACCTACCCATGGCGGTGCTGCGCCACAAGCTAGGGTTGGAGCAGACACGCAAGGCGCAGGCGCTGCGGGCCGCCGAAAACAGGAGCTTTTTGAACGAGATCGGCAAACGAG GTTTTCAATGGGACTCATCTCTGGAATCGCAGAAGTATTACTAG
- the LOC134754952 gene encoding diuretic hormone 41 isoform X3, producing the protein MMWWAIWCAAVVAGTAAAPAADALGPLALDLPQIDSLTPDDESMSYAGPAGRYAASAPLVYLLPDMPRDAQVTSVRARRDFSVNPAVDLLTDAYSDKTRRQHLTRANRELLKCIGKRGPWSGPEDCFKKTFGK; encoded by the exons ATGTGGTGGGCAATATGGTGCGCTGCAGTGGTGGCCGGAACCGCAGCCGCGCCAGCCGCCGACGCGCTTGGGCCCCTCGCGCTCGACCTGCCACAGATCGATTCTCTCACACCTGACGAC GAGAGCATGAGCTACGCGGGGCCGGCAGGTCGCTACGCTGCGTCCGCTCCGCTGGTCTACCTACTGCCCGACATGCCCCGCGACGCGCAG GTGACAAgtgtgcgcgcgcgccgcgacTTCTCCGTGAACCCGGCCGTGGACCTCCTGACCGACGCCTACTCCGACAAGACGCGGCGCCAACACCTCACGCGCGCCAacagggaactccttaaatgcATAGGCAAGCGAG GCCCCTGGAGTGGTCCTGAAGATTGCTTTAAGAAAACATTCGGAAAGTAA